In Moraxella nasovis, the sequence TTATGACAAGACAACAGGTCAATATCTTTATCAAGACGTGGGCAATCCAAATGGTGTCATACGTGATTTATCCGATGATAAAGATTTTACACTAACCCCACCGCCTGACAACGTCAAGCCTTGGCGTTGGATAGACGATAAGTGGATTGCCGCCTAATGGGCGGTTTTTTATTGGAGAAAACATGACAGAAAACCAGTGGCTTCAAGTCTTAGTCACCTTGCCTTATGTACTTGTGTTATCGCTATTAGGTGGCTTGGCAAGCTTTATCATGCGACTTAATCAAGCAACCGAGCCTAAGCCATTAGGCAAGATATTTTTAAACTTATTTGGTGAACTGTTTTTAAGTGGCTTTGCAGGTCTTACAACCTTTTTACTGTGCCGTGAATGGGAATTATCCTTAAACATCACCGCCGTGGCTGTGGCAATCAGCGGACACTTGGGCGGTAATGCCATTAATCAGTTAACCAAAATCTATGACAACGTAATCAACAAGGGGAGCTAATGCCACCAAAAATCAAACTTAGCTTGTATCGTGGTGATGATACTGCCAAGCGATTTAGATTTACGCAAGGCGATGCACCATACGATACAAGCCAAATTGCAAGGCTTGATTTACAAGCATATACTGAAACTAAAACTAAGCGTACACAAGTGCTGTCATTGTCTAGCGATGACGGCATTTTTATTGTAGA encodes:
- a CDS encoding phage holin family protein; the protein is MTENQWLQVLVTLPYVLVLSLLGGLASFIMRLNQATEPKPLGKIFLNLFGELFLSGFAGLTTFLLCREWELSLNITAVAVAISGHLGGNAINQLTKIYDNVINKGS